The following proteins come from a genomic window of Macrobrachium rosenbergii isolate ZJJX-2024 chromosome 39, ASM4041242v1, whole genome shotgun sequence:
- the LOC136825585 gene encoding uncharacterized protein: protein MLSPQGRVHQTLRLLCLRSPSPPTSRSLRPSISRIPSYPNLFWYKLTPVNQQDSQLSQSLLVQVDSYQSDDEVIHQSLQTFNYDSSVDDIDLPTPSSSHSVPGTSRSSSSSSRNNETCGRTPTPKRKRNMTPEHAPSATEVALSFLKTTAQAQRKEDIPYAAGVFVKEVISEFPRHKHPKLMLKLAAFLNKLKEEEGS from the exons ATGTTGTCACCCCAGGGAAGAGTACATCAAACCTTGAGACTACTGTGTCT CAGGAGTCCCAGTCCTCCCACCAGCAGGAGTCTCAGACCTTCAATCAGCAGGATTCCCAGTTATCCCAATCTCTTTTGGTACAAGTTGACTCCTGTCAATCAGCAGGATTCCCAGTTATCCCAATCTCTTTTGGTACAAGTTGACTCCTATCAGTCTGATGATGAAGTCATCCATCAGTCATTGCAGACATTCAATTATGACAGTAGTGTAGATGACATTGATCTGCCTACCCCATCATCTTCACACTCTGTGCCAGGAACAagtcgatcatcatcatcatcatcacggaaTAATGAAACGTGTGGTCGAACTCCTACTCCAAAACGTAAAAGGAATATGACACCAGAACATGCACCCAGTGCAACCGAGGTAgcattatcttttttaaaaaccACTGCACAGGCACAAAGGAAAGAAGACATCCCATACGCAGCGGgggtttttgtaaaagaagtaaTCTCTGAATTTCCTCGCCATAAACATCCAAAACTTATGCTTAAACTTGCTGCATTCCTAAACAAgttgaaagaggaggaaggcagTTAA